In a single window of the Geotrypetes seraphini chromosome 11, aGeoSer1.1, whole genome shotgun sequence genome:
- the LOC117345721 gene encoding uncharacterized protein LOC117345721 isoform X3 has protein sequence MEPTFVMISRNPSNQTKDASNKTVTGYQSGEISTPGIYLQSFLSRTHRPQLSVTPLPIGALTLQYEKNTRLPGGNDHQHPVNDHFQRGWGCIGSSWDSRRDDHIARYSQEFAHSNQCEVPVWDHHSDHTNVKAVSLTTGLYHSASSKNVLTHQITNPYSGDLDNPGGDFPLFVWGLPQTASFLIPTEINKGGTEAPIRHTAPNICTLALAMLIAGIPTVPVPGVKEEDMIMAAQLFMMENPELATGSEVNKRRSESLLREGHLPST, from the coding sequence GAAATCCAAGCAATCAAACCAAGGATGCATCAAACAAAACAGTAACAGGCTACCAGTCTGGGGAGATATCCACACCTGGTATTTACTTGCAGAGCTTCTTATCAAGGACACACAGACCACAGCTGTCTGTGACTCCTCTGCCAATAGGAGCTTTGACCTTGCAATATGAAAAGAACACAAGACTGCCAGGGGGTAATGATCACCAGCATCCAGTCaatgaccattttcaaagagGTTGGGGGTGCATCGGGTCAAGCTGGGATTCCAGAAGAGATGATCACATTGCAAGGTATTCCCAGGAGTTCGCCCATAGTAACCAATGTGAAGTCCCTGTATGGGATCACCACTCTGACCACACCAATGTCAAGGCAGTCAGTCTGACCACTGGCCTTTATCATAGTGCTTCTTCCAAAAATGTTCTAACCCACCAGATAACAAACCCTTACAGTGGAGACCTGGACAACCCCGGGGGTGATTTTCCACTGTTTGTTTGGGGGCTACCTCAAACAGCCAGTTTTCTTATTCCAACAGAGATTAATAAGGGAGGAACAGAAGCACCCATAAGGCACACAGCTCCAAATATCTGCACGCTTGCTTTGGCCATGTTGATTGCTGGCATCCCAACTGTGCCGGTGCCAGGGGTGAAGGAGGAGGACATGATCATGGCTGCCCAGCTATTCATGATGGAAAATCCAGAGTTAGCAACAGGTTCTGAAGTCAATAAAAGAAGATCAGAAAGTTTGCTCAGAGAAGGACACCTGCCCTCTACATAG
- the LOC117368872 gene encoding zinc finger SWIM domain-containing protein 1-like, with protein LENCHIDNGDGLAHKGVNPVSDSYPSSSAGLVHSQGNEPHHTQENTNETEDQVQLSIVRICTPAAAKLCLQEFAVAQKSVQLAGTNNDKINIQLLEDCQVVDRKNLKRCTCHFNQAFQLPCRHILAVLNSDRKVVQSEMIHEQWYKRNNSSDDNKPLTDGLLEILKSSYSASQDKSLTIMSLKQEITRLLVECNSEEFERRYNTLRELADNWIGPYVQVKL; from the coding sequence TTGGAAAATTGTCATATTGATAACGGTGATGGGTTGGCACATAAAGGTGTGAATCCTGTGAGCGATTCCTATCCTTCATCTTCCGCAGGCCTTGTTCATTCCCAAGGAAATGAGCCACACCATACTCAAGAAAACACCAATGAAACTGAAGACCAAGTCCAACTCTCCATAGTTCGTATCTGCACACCAGCAGCAGCCAAACTCTGTCTGCAGGAATTTGCAGTTGCTCAGAAGTCTGTACAGCTAGCGGGTACCAACAATGACAAGATCAACATTCAGCTTCTAGAAGACTGTCAAGTAGTAGATAGGAAAAATCTAAAAAGGTGCACTTGCCACTTCAATCAGGCATTTCAGCTCCCCTGCCGGCACATTCTTGCTGTTCTTAACTCTGACAGGAAGGTGGTGCAGAGTGAAATGATTCATGAGCAGTGGTATAAGAGGAATAATAGTTCAGATGACAACAAACCTCTCACTGATGGTCTACTAGAAATCTTGAAAAGCTCATATTCTGCCTCCCAAGACAAATCCCTGACCATCATGTCTCTAAAACAAGAGATCACACGGTTACTTGTAGAGTGTAACAGTGAAGAGTTTGAACGAAGGTACAACACACTTCGGGAACTAGCTGACAACTGGATTGGACCTTATGTTCAagtaaaattataa
- the LOC117345754 gene encoding zinc finger SWIM domain-containing protein 1-like, giving the protein MAGVSMLNLLGFDSGTLVAYQLDNTSKLDSLSFETKFMQTVFLNFSRVILVHRTRIAKGRTLYAFLADNPGLRANGEIEKVVHFAIPKDESKESLARMYKTFKDFNPNWANIKTFLVEPYFPGSPTLSEAFPSAEIVLSVFHICKFFQQKIYQLSLNNQTERLLLNALKNTMCSATESNLNKMHVILKEFVKPDLLPQLNSHWLLADHIWALHRWRSWAECIQYFHGLEVISRDFSQLFTTGVSLETSISSLAKHVHQCTYGKKPPETKEVIGFTS; this is encoded by the coding sequence ATGGCTGGGGTGTCCATGCTGAATTTGTTAGGCTTTGACAGTGGGACGCTGGTTGCTTACCAGTTGGACAACACTTCTAAACTGGATTCCCTGAGTTTTGAAACCAAATTCATGCAAACagtttttcttaatttttcaCGTGTTATACTAGTTCATAGAACACGCATCGCGAAAGGGAGAACCCTGTATGCTTTTCTAGCAGACAACCCTGGTTTAAGAGCAAATGGGGAAATAGAAAAAGTGGTTCATTTTGCTATTCCCAAAGATGAATCCAAAGAGAGCTTGGCTCGGATGTATAAGACGTTCAAAGATTTCAACCCAAACTGGGCCAATATCAAGACTTTTTTGGTTGAGCCATACTTCCCTGGTAGTCCAACCCTTTCCGAAGCATTTCCTTCTGCTGAGATTGTTCTGTCTGTCTTTCACATATGTAAGTTTTTTCAGCAAAAAATCTATCAGTTGTCTCTGAACAACCAAACAGAGAGGTTATTACTTAATGCCTTAAAAAACACGATGTGCTCAGCAACGGAAAGCAATCTAAATAAGATGCATGTGATCCTGAAAGAGTTTGTAAAACCAGATTTGCTCCCACAGCTGAATTCTCATTGGCTATTAGCTGATCACATCTGGGCTTTGCACAGATGGAGGAGTTGGGCAGAATGTATCCAGTATTTTCATGGCCTAGAAGTAATTTCTCGGGACTTCAGCCAGTTGTTCACTACAGGCGTGTCTTTGGAAACTAGCATCAGCTCTTTGGCAAAGCATGTTCATCAATGCACATATGGTAAAAAGCCCCCGGAGACCAAAGAGGTCATTGGCTTCACTAGTTAA